A single genomic interval of Cellvibrio sp. PSBB023 harbors:
- the gnd gene encoding decarboxylating NADP(+)-dependent phosphogluconate dehydrogenase: MKPLSDIGLVGLAVMGENLILNMASKGYTVTAYNRSVEKVDSFIAGRAAGKTIRGARSIEELVASLAKPRKIMLMVKAGKAVDDFIEQLIPHLEAGDIIIDGGNTHFPDTDRRTAYLASKGLRFIGTGVSGGEEGALTGPSIMPGGSPEAWPYVKDIFQSISAKVDDGSPCCDWVGENGAGHFVKMVHNGIEYGDMQLICEAYQLLKEVVGLSADEMHEVFAEWNKGELDSYLIEITRDILAYKDEDGEPLVEKILDTAGQKGTGKWTGVIALDLGVPLTLISEAVFARCLSSQKAERVEAAKVIKGPAVNFTGDKQAFINDLRNAVFASKIISYAQGYLLMREAAKEYGWNLNYGGIALMWRGGCIIRSSFLGNIKEAFDKNPDLKNLLLDDYFTKTVDAAQAGWRRVAAAAIVNGIPAPTITSALTYFDGYRTARLPANLLQAQRDYFGAHTYERTDKPRGEFFHTNWTGRGGNTASTTYNV; the protein is encoded by the coding sequence ATGAAACCACTTTCCGATATAGGCTTGGTTGGCTTGGCCGTGATGGGCGAAAACCTCATCCTGAACATGGCTAGCAAAGGCTATACAGTTACCGCTTACAACCGCTCCGTAGAAAAAGTAGACAGCTTCATCGCTGGCCGCGCTGCCGGCAAAACTATTCGCGGCGCACGCTCGATTGAAGAACTGGTCGCCTCTTTGGCTAAACCACGCAAAATTATGCTGATGGTAAAAGCCGGTAAAGCGGTAGACGATTTCATCGAACAACTGATCCCACACCTGGAAGCAGGCGACATCATTATTGATGGCGGTAACACTCACTTCCCCGATACCGACCGCCGCACCGCTTATTTGGCGAGCAAAGGTTTGCGCTTTATCGGCACCGGCGTTTCCGGTGGTGAAGAAGGCGCCTTGACCGGCCCATCCATTATGCCCGGTGGTTCACCCGAGGCTTGGCCTTACGTCAAAGACATTTTCCAAAGCATCTCCGCCAAAGTGGATGATGGTTCACCTTGTTGTGACTGGGTTGGTGAGAACGGCGCTGGCCACTTTGTAAAAATGGTGCACAACGGTATCGAATACGGCGATATGCAATTAATTTGCGAAGCCTACCAATTGCTCAAAGAAGTGGTTGGCCTGAGCGCAGACGAAATGCACGAAGTATTTGCCGAGTGGAACAAAGGCGAACTCGATTCTTACTTGATCGAAATTACCCGCGACATCCTCGCGTACAAAGACGAAGACGGTGAACCACTGGTTGAAAAAATCCTCGACACCGCTGGCCAAAAAGGCACAGGTAAGTGGACTGGCGTAATCGCATTGGATTTGGGTGTACCTCTTACCCTGATTTCTGAAGCAGTATTTGCGCGCTGCTTGTCATCACAAAAAGCCGAACGTGTTGAAGCAGCAAAAGTGATCAAAGGCCCAGCGGTGAATTTCACCGGCGACAAACAAGCCTTTATCAACGATTTGCGCAACGCGGTATTTGCTTCAAAAATTATTTCTTACGCACAAGGTTATTTGCTGATGCGTGAAGCAGCCAAAGAATACGGCTGGAACCTGAACTACGGCGGCATCGCATTAATGTGGCGCGGCGGTTGTATCATTCGTTCATCCTTCCTCGGCAACATCAAAGAAGCATTCGACAAGAATCCTGATTTGAAAAACCTGTTGCTCGATGACTACTTCACCAAAACCGTAGATGCAGCCCAAGCTGGTTGGCGTCGTGTTGCTGCTGCTGCGATTGTGAACGGCATCCCCGCTCCAACCATCACTTCAGCACTGACCTACTTCGACGGCTACCGCACTGCCCGCTTGCCAGCCAACCTGTTGCAAGCCCAGCGCGACTACTTCGGCGCACACACCTACGAGCGCACCGACAAACCACGCGGTGAATTCTTCCACACCAACTGGACCGGCCGCGGCGGCAACACCGCATCGACCACTTACAACGTTTAA
- a CDS encoding GNAT family N-acetyltransferase — protein MNNHWLYETTLQGKLVTLAPLKREHADALVEAASDGELWNLWYTSVPNSTTINAYLDQAFNDQDSGRALPFVVMDNATQKIIGTTRYCNADKLNQRVEIGYTWYAKSFQKTGTNTECKYLLLAHAFETLNAIAVEFRTHWHNHASRAAIARLGAKQDGILRNHQKSPNGVYRDTVVFSIIDQEWPAVKKGLLYRMTQCP, from the coding sequence ATGAACAACCACTGGCTTTACGAAACCACCTTACAAGGCAAACTCGTTACACTCGCCCCGTTAAAGCGCGAGCATGCGGATGCGTTGGTTGAGGCGGCCAGCGATGGTGAGTTGTGGAACCTGTGGTATACCTCTGTACCAAACAGCACAACCATTAATGCTTATCTTGATCAGGCATTTAACGATCAAGATAGCGGGCGGGCGCTGCCGTTTGTGGTGATGGATAATGCAACCCAAAAAATCATCGGCACCACGCGTTACTGCAACGCCGACAAGCTGAATCAGCGCGTTGAAATTGGTTACACCTGGTACGCAAAGTCATTTCAAAAAACCGGCACGAATACTGAGTGCAAATATTTATTGCTGGCTCATGCCTTTGAAACACTCAACGCAATTGCCGTGGAATTTCGTACCCACTGGCATAACCATGCATCGCGCGCGGCGATTGCACGGTTGGGCGCAAAGCAGGATGGAATTTTACGCAACCACCAGAAAAGCCCGAATGGCGTTTATCGCGATACCGTCGTGTTCTCGATTATTGATCAGGAGTGGCCAGCAGTTAAGAAAGGCCTTCTATATCGTATGACCCAGTGCCCTTAA
- a CDS encoding AHH domain-containing protein: MEYQNGRRTLYRYDEMTLLDRAIEALTRKAEKYFDDLNIAERSPPDVREKRKMELEKAKRHLDHERRLAEVIVDVQVDLQMYRAKGRLATQGTNLEIAKKQKQLLEETHHPTEILEKYMRAVPIPKPSKNHSAHHITPGIGKTKDAYRARLRIHRFGIRINDPDNGVWLPRATKHTPHWSMPEAKGHNRYHTHGYESWLFRRLQTKSSEEFIRQELRLIGQALQENNIPPEARKK; the protein is encoded by the coding sequence ATGGAATATCAAAATGGCAGACGAACCTTATATCGTTATGATGAAATGACTCTGTTAGATAGAGCCATTGAAGCGTTGACTCGGAAAGCTGAAAAATACTTTGATGATTTGAACATAGCAGAACGATCACCACCTGATGTTCGGGAAAAAAGGAAAATGGAGCTGGAAAAAGCGAAAAGGCATCTAGATCATGAAAGACGCCTTGCCGAAGTTATTGTAGATGTACAAGTTGACCTACAAATGTATAGAGCAAAAGGTCGACTTGCGACCCAAGGCACTAATCTTGAGATTGCGAAGAAACAAAAACAGCTGCTAGAAGAAACGCACCACCCAACAGAAATTCTTGAAAAGTACATGCGTGCAGTACCGATTCCAAAACCTAGCAAAAACCATTCAGCTCATCACATAACACCAGGGATTGGAAAAACCAAGGATGCTTATCGAGCAAGACTGAGAATTCACAGATTCGGCATTCGCATTAATGACCCCGACAATGGCGTTTGGCTTCCTCGAGCAACCAAGCACACACCACACTGGTCAATGCCCGAAGCCAAAGGCCACAATCGATACCATACCCATGGATATGAAAGTTGGCTATTCAGACGATTACAAACAAAATCCAGTGAAGAGTTCATCAGACAAGAACTTCGCCTTATCGGACAAGCATTACAAGAAAACAATATTCCCCCAGAAGCCAGAAAAAAATAA
- a CDS encoding VOC family protein produces MPTQVFINLPVKDLEKSKAFFAHLGYSFNPQFTNEQAACMVISDTIYAMLLTEPFFQGFTKKTIADGHSSKEVLICLSCESREAVDEMVKKAWEAGGTAPMPAQDHGFMYYHSFEDLDGHHWEVMYMDPAHIQE; encoded by the coding sequence ATGCCAACCCAAGTATTTATCAATTTACCCGTGAAAGACCTGGAAAAATCCAAAGCGTTTTTTGCCCATTTGGGCTATTCGTTCAACCCGCAATTTACCAATGAGCAAGCCGCCTGCATGGTCATTAGCGACACGATTTACGCCATGTTATTAACCGAACCGTTTTTCCAGGGCTTTACCAAAAAAACTATCGCCGATGGTCACAGCAGCAAAGAAGTGTTGATTTGTCTCTCCTGCGAGAGCCGCGAGGCGGTGGATGAGATGGTCAAAAAAGCCTGGGAAGCAGGCGGCACAGCGCCTATGCCCGCACAGGATCACGGGTTTATGTACTATCACAGTTTTGAGGATTTGGACGGCCATCACTGGGAAGTGATGTATATGGACCCAGCGCACATACAAGAGTAA
- a CDS encoding SIMPL domain-containing protein, with protein sequence MKIHNRFWLSALFSAAALVAVNTMASPLPQQPHVYVEGSAELEVEPDMMVFSLSIQTVDMDLAKAKADVDARSRLLIDASKKFGIKANDIATTALNIRPEYEYKDGQRVLTGNNVSRQVDINLRDLKKYPEMMKALVDAKISETINTTLTVSDKKAIEEKVQNAAMDDAKARAGRLAKSQGQSLGAPWSISEFNNRGNERWELRPNRELMGNSAVMKADAMSLQRASGEPFEPGVMKITAQVYVVYLLK encoded by the coding sequence GTGAAAATACACAATCGTTTTTGGTTGTCGGCATTGTTCAGCGCAGCAGCATTGGTCGCTGTTAATACTATGGCATCGCCTTTGCCGCAACAGCCCCATGTCTATGTAGAAGGCTCTGCCGAGTTAGAAGTAGAGCCGGATATGATGGTGTTTAGCCTGAGTATCCAAACCGTGGATATGGACTTGGCCAAAGCCAAGGCGGATGTGGATGCGCGCTCGCGCCTGTTGATTGATGCCAGCAAAAAATTTGGTATCAAGGCCAATGACATCGCCACCACGGCATTAAATATCCGCCCGGAATATGAGTACAAAGACGGGCAGCGTGTATTAACCGGCAATAACGTATCGCGTCAGGTGGATATTAATCTGCGTGATTTGAAAAAATACCCGGAGATGATGAAAGCTTTAGTGGATGCCAAAATTTCTGAAACCATCAACACCACCCTGACTGTCAGCGACAAAAAGGCGATTGAGGAAAAAGTGCAAAATGCCGCGATGGACGATGCTAAGGCGCGCGCTGGCCGTTTGGCAAAATCCCAGGGGCAATCCCTGGGGGCACCTTGGTCGATTTCTGAGTTTAACAACCGTGGCAATGAGCGTTGGGAGTTGCGCCCGAATCGCGAGCTGATGGGGAACTCGGCTGTTATGAAAGCGGATGCTATGTCACTGCAGCGCGCATCGGGCGAGCCGTTTGAGCCGGGTGTGATGAAAATTACCGCGCAGGTTTATGTGGTGTATTTGCTCAAGTAA
- a CDS encoding diguanylate cyclase encodes MKLIRAYLFLRVFLAVFFPILLVVLAVYPLFKRIQTNNTAFDEIAASYSSISRANQLGQYIIDAETGVRGFALTGMEALLEPYFTAQINFQRTVDEMSITFKSDPVQLARLTELEQDFIKWRRDFAEQEIQLARSKQDVSALIPEGKAEMDKMRKQLRTIIQQSTEQLNQGKLAQANISQTSMLIASIGITVALVLGLILSAAVAYSLSKSIQKMIAVARKVEGGDLSQRVEIKGKDEIAQLARAFNAMAQNLQQKVNNELNERKVLNQRVEALVDARTRESKQISHFSEMLQACQTFDEAAEVVRQTALHLFKTDAGALYYLQQQDMKQLTSWNQVQSADSCNYDDCWSMRRGKLHQLSNQGTALPCKHLTGPVAAALCIPLLAKGDVVGFFHLQAPATLPDYQATSWLEQNVDLAVTMAEHIALALANITLHNHLREQSLRDPLTGLFNRRYLEEAASRELQRAERNAYPLAVLVLDVDHFKRFNDEYGHQAGDEILIHVADELQEHFRGDDVVCRFGGEEFVALLPNISEQQALQRAEQLRSAIEHSEWLIDGKHLRVTVSIGAAIFPEHASDLDSLINLADEALYQAKNTGRNKVVSHMLAAHSHE; translated from the coding sequence ATGAAGTTAATTAGAGCCTACTTGTTTTTGCGAGTGTTTCTGGCTGTCTTTTTTCCTATTTTGCTTGTGGTATTGGCGGTGTATCCCTTATTCAAACGGATACAAACCAACAACACCGCATTTGATGAGATAGCCGCCAGTTACAGCAGCATCTCCCGCGCAAACCAACTGGGGCAGTACATTATCGATGCCGAGACGGGCGTGCGCGGTTTTGCCTTGACTGGCATGGAGGCATTGCTGGAGCCCTATTTCACCGCGCAGATTAACTTTCAACGCACAGTAGACGAAATGAGCATTACGTTTAAATCTGACCCGGTGCAGTTGGCACGGCTCACAGAGCTGGAGCAGGACTTTATCAAGTGGCGCAGGGACTTTGCCGAGCAGGAAATTCAACTCGCCCGCAGCAAACAGGATGTGAGTGCGCTGATCCCGGAAGGCAAGGCCGAAATGGATAAGATGCGCAAACAATTGCGCACGATTATCCAGCAGAGCACTGAGCAATTAAATCAAGGCAAGTTGGCACAGGCCAACATCAGCCAGACCTCCATGCTGATCGCCAGTATCGGTATTACGGTTGCGCTGGTGTTGGGGTTAATCCTGTCCGCCGCCGTAGCCTATTCGCTTTCCAAATCCATTCAAAAAATGATTGCTGTCGCGCGCAAAGTGGAAGGCGGTGATTTATCGCAACGGGTGGAAATAAAAGGTAAAGATGAAATAGCGCAATTGGCCCGCGCATTTAATGCGATGGCGCAAAACCTTCAGCAAAAAGTGAACAATGAACTCAATGAGCGCAAGGTATTGAACCAGCGTGTGGAAGCCCTGGTTGATGCTCGCACACGGGAAAGCAAGCAGATCAGCCATTTCAGCGAAATGCTGCAAGCCTGCCAAACCTTCGACGAGGCCGCCGAGGTAGTGCGCCAAACGGCATTGCATTTATTTAAAACAGATGCGGGGGCGCTTTATTATTTGCAACAACAGGATATGAAGCAGCTAACCAGTTGGAATCAGGTGCAATCTGCCGATAGCTGCAACTACGACGACTGCTGGTCCATGCGCCGCGGGAAATTACACCAGCTATCCAATCAAGGCACCGCGTTGCCGTGCAAACATTTAACCGGCCCGGTCGCGGCAGCCCTGTGTATTCCATTGCTCGCCAAGGGCGATGTGGTGGGGTTTTTCCATTTACAGGCACCGGCCACACTACCTGATTACCAAGCGACATCCTGGCTGGAACAAAATGTGGATCTGGCCGTAACCATGGCAGAACACATCGCCCTGGCGCTTGCCAACATCACCCTGCACAATCATTTGCGCGAGCAGAGCCTGCGCGATCCGCTCACTGGTTTGTTTAATCGCCGCTACCTGGAAGAGGCGGCCAGCCGTGAGTTGCAGCGCGCGGAGCGCAATGCGTATCCGCTGGCGGTACTGGTGCTGGATGTGGATCACTTCAAACGCTTTAACGATGAATACGGTCATCAAGCTGGCGATGAAATACTGATCCATGTGGCGGATGAGCTACAGGAACATTTCCGTGGTGATGATGTGGTGTGCCGCTTTGGCGGTGAAGAATTTGTCGCCCTGCTCCCCAATATTAGCGAGCAACAAGCACTGCAACGGGCCGAGCAATTGCGTAGCGCGATTGAGCACAGCGAATGGCTGATTGATGGCAAGCACTTGCGCGTTACCGTATCCATTGGCGCGGCTATTTTCCCTGAACATGCGTCAGACCTGGATAGTTTGATTAATCTGGCGGATGAAGCGCTCTATCAGGCCAAAAATACTGGCAGAAATAAGGTAGTCAGTCATATGCTAGCGGCACATTCACACGAATAA
- a CDS encoding HNH endonuclease: MNYLSLFRMPTPMKITGRSSTITNSFINSIIPIIPPTNEQVKEALEILGMSHEKFECAYCGAVASEWDHLRPLVINKTPTGYISEIHNLVPACGKCNQSKGNKPWENWIQSDAKLSPKVRGIKDLQERINKLKLYERWGAPAIVDFESIVGKEMWQQHWKNWELVQSTMRSAQVLASEINAVIAKKFKPD, encoded by the coding sequence ATGAATTATTTATCGCTGTTTAGAATGCCTACCCCAATGAAAATTACAGGTAGGTCTTCAACCATTACCAATTCATTTATTAACTCGATAATTCCTATAATCCCACCAACCAATGAACAAGTAAAAGAAGCGCTTGAAATTCTCGGGATGAGCCACGAAAAATTTGAATGCGCCTATTGCGGGGCAGTTGCATCAGAGTGGGATCATTTGCGGCCACTCGTAATAAATAAAACCCCTACGGGTTACATATCAGAAATTCACAACCTTGTTCCCGCTTGTGGCAAGTGCAATCAATCCAAAGGGAACAAACCATGGGAAAACTGGATTCAAAGTGACGCCAAACTCTCACCCAAAGTGCGCGGCATAAAAGATTTGCAAGAAAGAATAAACAAGTTAAAACTGTACGAACGCTGGGGCGCACCAGCCATTGTGGATTTTGAATCTATAGTCGGAAAAGAAATGTGGCAACAACATTGGAAAAACTGGGAGTTAGTGCAATCCACTATGCGTTCAGCTCAGGTATTAGCGTCGGAAATAAATGCAGTTATAGCAAAGAAGTTCAAGCCGGACTAA
- a CDS encoding gluconate 2-dehydrogenase subunit 3 family protein: MNLPALPSGSDGVSRRAALKQLALACGLALSASSLSALAASFSAPTDFSRSKKTLLTAKQLELVRALGDIIIPATDTPGAVAAGVHDFINHYTAYCASSAEQQQLLATLARIESAAHDEFKTAFTALTNAQQLQLLNAMEQAQNGFSQADRKGLKQLKALVVFGYYTSEPGATQELAYLAIPGGYKGNFKLKEIGRAWALNF; this comes from the coding sequence ATGAACCTTCCGGCTCTGCCTTCTGGCAGCGATGGCGTATCGCGCCGCGCTGCACTGAAACAATTGGCTCTGGCCTGTGGCTTGGCTCTCTCCGCCAGTTCACTGTCTGCCCTGGCCGCCAGTTTTAGCGCGCCCACCGATTTCAGCCGCAGCAAGAAAACCCTGCTCACGGCGAAACAATTGGAACTGGTGCGTGCACTGGGCGATATCATTATCCCCGCAACCGATACTCCCGGTGCAGTTGCCGCCGGTGTGCACGACTTTATTAATCACTACACCGCCTATTGCGCCAGCAGCGCCGAGCAACAACAGTTGCTGGCAACGCTTGCGCGCATAGAATCCGCGGCGCACGACGAATTTAAAACGGCATTTACAGCACTCACCAATGCACAGCAATTGCAGTTGCTCAATGCAATGGAGCAAGCGCAAAACGGCTTTAGCCAAGCTGATCGCAAGGGTTTGAAACAGCTCAAGGCACTGGTGGTGTTTGGCTATTACACCTCTGAACCGGGCGCCACCCAGGAGCTGGCCTACCTCGCCATTCCTGGCGGCTACAAGGGCAATTTCAAACTCAAAGAGATAGGCCGGGCCTGGGCGCTGAATTTTTAA
- the queG gene encoding tRNA epoxyqueuosine(34) reductase QueG, translating into MPSSPDLNQLADDVKRWGRELGFQQVGITDIDLQQAEVKLQEWLAKGYHGSMEWLAAHGNKRSRPAELLPGTVRVISVRMDYLPGDTQQIKILKDPTKAYISRYTLGRDYHKLIRKRLSILAQQIDDALPADYEFKGQNRAFVDSAPVMERPLAEKAGLGWTGKHTLIINSGAGSWFFLGEIFTFVPLPVDTPAQPNQCGECTACLKVCPTDAFPRPYELDARRCISYLTIENKGAIPEEFREPIGNRIFGCDDCQAICPWNKYAQFTHETDFLPRHGLADSDLVDLFNWTEEEFLARTEGSAIRRVGYDGWLRNIAVGLGNAPSDERIVAALTAKKESCSALVQEHITWALAQQANPQRRRTRKIKRS; encoded by the coding sequence ATGCCCAGTTCACCCGATCTCAATCAACTCGCCGATGACGTAAAGCGCTGGGGCCGCGAACTGGGTTTTCAGCAAGTCGGCATTACCGACATCGACCTGCAGCAGGCCGAAGTGAAATTGCAGGAATGGTTGGCCAAGGGGTATCACGGCTCCATGGAATGGCTCGCCGCCCACGGCAATAAACGCTCGCGCCCCGCCGAGTTACTGCCCGGCACAGTGCGGGTGATCTCGGTGCGCATGGATTACCTGCCGGGCGACACCCAACAAATCAAAATCCTCAAGGACCCGACCAAAGCCTATATTTCACGCTATACCCTCGGGCGCGATTACCACAAACTCATCCGCAAACGCCTGAGCATACTGGCGCAGCAAATCGATGATGCATTGCCAGCAGACTATGAATTCAAGGGACAAAATCGCGCCTTTGTCGATAGTGCCCCGGTCATGGAACGCCCGCTCGCGGAAAAAGCCGGGCTGGGCTGGACGGGCAAACACACGCTGATCATTAACAGCGGCGCCGGCAGTTGGTTTTTTCTGGGCGAGATTTTTACCTTTGTCCCACTGCCGGTAGATACCCCCGCCCAACCCAACCAGTGCGGTGAATGCACCGCCTGTTTAAAAGTCTGCCCCACCGACGCCTTCCCCCGCCCTTACGAACTGGATGCGCGCCGCTGCATCTCCTATTTGACCATTGAAAACAAAGGCGCCATTCCCGAGGAATTCCGCGAACCCATCGGCAACCGCATCTTCGGTTGCGACGACTGCCAGGCCATCTGCCCCTGGAACAAGTACGCCCAATTCACCCACGAGACCGATTTTTTACCGCGCCACGGTTTGGCCGATAGCGACTTGGTCGATCTGTTTAACTGGACGGAAGAGGAATTTTTAGCGCGAACCGAAGGCTCTGCCATTCGCCGCGTTGGCTATGACGGCTGGTTGCGCAATATCGCCGTGGGACTCGGCAATGCACCCAGCGACGAGCGGATTGTCGCCGCCTTAACCGCCAAAAAAGAGTCTTGCTCGGCGTTGGTACAAGAACATATCACGTGGGCGCTGGCACAGCAGGCAAATCCTCAACGGCGCCGCACTCGCAAAATAAAACGCAGTTAG
- a CDS encoding RNA polymerase sigma factor, with translation MPASIEAQINAIYRNESRRVRATLIRLLKDFDLAEEATQDAFAAALQQWPIDGVPNNPRAWLVSTGRFKAIDHVRRRARFQTALVDIADALEAAISDSEEWDEDRLEDDQLRLIFTCCHPSLAPEAQLALTLREVCGLTTEAIARAFLTTPSTLAQRIVRAKHKIRDAKIPYEIPSRSELPARLDAVLQVIYLVFNEGYSASSGNELIRQELAQEAIRLGRLVAELLPEAEALGLLALMLIQDSRRHARLDAQGDLIRLEDQDRTLWNREQIAEGATLIQRALPTGEAHSYCIQAAIALLHAEAPHFADTDWREIAGFYDLLLRINPSPIVELNRAVAIAMRDGPAAGLTLIDALLARGQLNDYHLAHAARAELLQQLGEQPAAITAFETALSLTQQATEQRFLQRRLALLK, from the coding sequence ATGCCTGCCAGTATCGAAGCCCAAATCAATGCTATTTATCGCAATGAGTCGCGCCGGGTGCGGGCGACATTGATTCGGTTGTTGAAGGATTTTGATTTGGCGGAGGAGGCAACGCAGGACGCGTTTGCAGCAGCCTTGCAGCAGTGGCCGATAGATGGTGTACCAAATAATCCACGCGCCTGGCTGGTATCCACCGGGCGCTTTAAGGCGATAGACCATGTGCGACGACGAGCGCGATTTCAAACCGCGCTGGTGGATATAGCCGACGCATTGGAAGCGGCGATTAGCGATAGTGAAGAGTGGGATGAAGATCGACTGGAAGACGATCAGCTGCGGCTGATATTTACCTGCTGCCACCCCAGCCTCGCGCCGGAAGCACAATTGGCGCTCACCTTGCGCGAAGTGTGCGGGCTGACAACCGAGGCTATAGCCCGCGCGTTTCTCACCACTCCCAGCACCCTGGCACAGCGAATAGTGCGCGCCAAACATAAAATCCGCGATGCCAAAATCCCCTATGAAATTCCCTCCCGCAGCGAATTGCCCGCGCGATTGGATGCCGTGCTACAGGTCATTTATTTGGTGTTTAACGAAGGTTATTCCGCCTCCTCGGGCAATGAATTAATTCGCCAGGAGTTGGCGCAGGAGGCGATTCGCCTCGGGCGTTTGGTGGCGGAATTATTGCCAGAAGCAGAAGCACTCGGGCTGTTGGCACTGATGTTAATTCAGGACTCACGCCGCCACGCACGATTGGATGCGCAGGGCGATTTAATCCGCCTGGAGGATCAGGATCGCACCCTATGGAACCGCGAACAGATTGCCGAGGGCGCGACCTTAATCCAGCGTGCCCTACCCACGGGCGAAGCCCATAGCTATTGCATCCAGGCGGCGATTGCCCTACTGCACGCCGAAGCGCCCCACTTTGCCGACACTGATTGGCGTGAAATCGCCGGGTTTTACGATTTACTGCTGCGCATTAACCCCAGCCCGATAGTAGAACTCAACCGCGCGGTAGCCATTGCCATGCGCGATGGCCCCGCCGCTGGCCTGACCTTGATTGATGCTCTGCTGGCACGCGGCCAACTAAACGACTATCACCTCGCCCACGCTGCCCGCGCCGAGCTGTTGCAACAATTAGGCGAGCAGCCGGCCGCCATCACCGCCTTTGAAACCGCCCTTTCACTGACCCAACAAGCCACCGAGCAGCGTTTTTTACAGCGTCGCCTGGCACTGCTGAAATAA
- a CDS encoding DUF1428 domain-containing protein, giving the protein MTHYIDGFLLPIAPEKIAEYQKMASLAGSVWKEHGALAYWECVGDDLNITDMVSFKQSAGCKDNETVVLAWIVYPSREARDKINAAVMEDPRLKDMCNNDSLFDFRRMAYGGFTELVRYQ; this is encoded by the coding sequence ATGACTCACTATATTGATGGTTTTTTACTGCCCATTGCCCCCGAGAAAATTGCTGAATACCAAAAAATGGCGAGCCTTGCCGGTTCGGTGTGGAAAGAGCACGGCGCGCTGGCCTATTGGGAATGTGTGGGCGATGACCTGAACATTACCGATATGGTTTCCTTTAAACAATCGGCGGGCTGTAAGGACAACGAGACCGTTGTGCTTGCGTGGATTGTGTACCCCTCACGCGAAGCGCGCGACAAGATTAATGCCGCCGTCATGGAAGATCCACGCCTGAAAGATATGTGCAATAACGATTCACTGTTTGATTTCAGGCGCATGGCTTACGGCGGTTTTACCGAGCTGGTGCGATACCAATAA
- a CDS encoding YciI family protein has product MKYLCLVYYDENIINNMSASDWKALNRECEACGQGLHESGKMLGGNALHPTTTATSLRIRDGKTLITDGPFAETKEQLAGFYLLDARDLNEAIQLASKIPPARLGTIEIRPIRELDPEKDERFVQQFA; this is encoded by the coding sequence ATGAAATATTTATGTCTGGTGTATTACGACGAAAACATTATCAACAACATGAGCGCAAGCGACTGGAAAGCGCTCAACCGCGAGTGCGAGGCTTGCGGCCAAGGCTTGCATGAAAGCGGGAAAATGTTGGGCGGCAACGCCCTTCACCCCACCACAACCGCGACCAGCTTGCGCATCCGCGATGGCAAAACACTGATCACCGATGGCCCCTTTGCCGAAACCAAAGAACAACTGGCCGGGTTTTATTTACTGGACGCACGCGATTTAAATGAAGCCATCCAACTCGCCAGCAAAATTCCCCCGGCGCGACTGGGCACCATTGAAATCCGCCCTATTAGGGAATTGGACCCGGAAAAGGATGAACGCTTTGTACAGCAGTTCGCCTGA